The following proteins come from a genomic window of Pirellula staleyi DSM 6068:
- the pstA gene encoding phosphate ABC transporter permease PstA, which yields MDTLHSEKKTNVQPPLTFDASRIINFRKQQDNWFVAIGIACTLVGILTLIFLLGDLIHDGYSSLNLDFLRNFPSRKAERAGILSASVGSFAIIVVTLVTAVPLGIAAAVYLEEYAPKNFITTLIEINISNLAGVPSIIYGLMALGILVYQFNLGRCILVGGLTLATLVLPIVIVSTREAIRAIPAAIREAAYAAGATKWQVIRYHLIPYSIGGIATGTIIAMSRALGETAPLITIGALSYVAFIPPSPITSELPFISFKWLFSGFTVMPIQMFNWVSRPTADFHARAAATGLVLIFFTLSMNAIAIYVRYQMRRKIKW from the coding sequence ATGGATACGCTCCACTCCGAAAAAAAAACGAACGTTCAGCCTCCGCTGACCTTCGATGCATCGCGAATCATCAACTTTCGCAAACAGCAAGACAATTGGTTTGTTGCGATCGGCATCGCTTGCACGCTGGTTGGGATTCTGACGCTGATCTTCTTGCTGGGCGATTTGATTCACGACGGCTACTCGAGCCTGAACCTCGATTTTCTGCGCAACTTTCCCTCGCGAAAAGCAGAGCGTGCTGGCATTCTTTCGGCCAGCGTGGGATCGTTCGCCATTATTGTGGTGACACTCGTCACGGCTGTTCCGCTCGGAATTGCAGCTGCCGTTTATCTCGAAGAATATGCCCCGAAGAATTTCATCACCACCCTGATTGAAATCAACATCTCGAATCTCGCGGGCGTTCCTTCGATTATTTATGGCTTAATGGCACTCGGAATTTTGGTTTATCAGTTCAATCTGGGGCGCTGCATTCTTGTCGGTGGGCTCACGCTGGCGACACTCGTCTTGCCCATCGTGATTGTTTCGACACGTGAAGCGATCCGTGCTATTCCGGCTGCGATTCGCGAAGCTGCCTACGCTGCTGGCGCAACGAAGTGGCAAGTGATTCGCTACCACCTCATTCCTTATTCGATCGGTGGTATTGCAACCGGTACGATCATCGCCATGTCGCGAGCCCTCGGTGAAACCGCGCCGCTGATCACCATCGGCGCACTCTCGTACGTCGCGTTTATCCCCCCCTCTCCCATCACCTCTGAATTACCTTTCATCAGCTTCAAGTGGCTGTTTTCGGGCTTCACCGTGATGCCGATTCAGATGTTCAACTGGGTGTCGCGTCCCACCGCCGATTTCCATGCACGAGCCGCTGCTACAGGACTGGTGCTGATCTTTTTTACGCTCAGCATGAATGCCATCGCGATCTATGTTCGCTATCAGATGCGGCGCAAGATTAAGTGGTAA